A genomic window from Haladaptatus caseinilyticus includes:
- a CDS encoding SDR family NAD(P)-dependent oxidoreductase — MPLDQFSVAGKTVIITGSSSGIGRVVAERFAEDGANVVVCSREHANVAPVAEEIEASDGPGHALAVECDVTDREAVAALVTATVEEFGSLDVLVNNAGASFMAGFDDISSNGWQKIVDINLAGTYHCTQSASEALKRDSGGAVINIASVAGQQGSPYMSHYGAAKAGVINLTRSLAFEWAGSGVRVNCVAPGFVATEGLESQMGISANDVERESVERRVGLSEEIADVVQFLASPASSYVVGETITAAGVPDIMESPDM; from the coding sequence ATGCCACTCGACCAGTTCTCCGTCGCAGGGAAGACAGTCATCATCACCGGTTCTTCCAGCGGAATCGGCAGGGTCGTCGCCGAACGATTCGCGGAGGACGGGGCGAACGTCGTAGTTTGTTCGCGCGAGCACGCAAACGTCGCCCCCGTGGCCGAGGAAATAGAAGCTAGCGACGGTCCCGGACATGCGCTGGCGGTCGAATGTGACGTCACCGACCGTGAGGCAGTAGCGGCGTTGGTCACGGCAACCGTCGAGGAGTTCGGGAGCCTCGACGTGCTGGTAAACAACGCCGGAGCGAGTTTCATGGCGGGGTTCGACGACATCAGCTCGAACGGATGGCAGAAGATCGTGGATATCAACCTCGCCGGGACGTATCACTGCACTCAATCGGCGAGCGAGGCGTTGAAGCGGGATTCGGGCGGAGCGGTCATCAACATCGCCAGTGTCGCAGGTCAGCAGGGGTCGCCGTATATGAGTCATTACGGGGCCGCAAAAGCCGGAGTCATCAATCTCACACGGTCGTTGGCGTTCGAATGGGCAGGGTCGGGGGTCCGGGTGAACTGTGTCGCGCCGGGATTTGTCGCCACCGAGGGCCTCGAATCTCAGATGGGGATTAGCGCAAACGACGTCGAACGCGAGAGCGTCGAGCGCCGGGTCGGCCTCAGCGAGGAAATCGCCGACGTGGTGCAGTTTCTCGCCAGTCCAGCGTCGTCGTACGTCGTCGGCGAGACGATTACCGCGGCCGGCGTGCCCGACATCATGGAATCCCCGGACATGTGA
- a CDS encoding ester cyclase: MDTEDNKQFVREFMNIDPTNVETAVPGIGIMRVEDERVVEAWYNYDMLGLLEQVGAVSPPN; the protein is encoded by the coding sequence ATGGATACGGAGGATAACAAGCAGTTCGTACGGGAGTTCATGAACATCGACCCGACGAACGTGGAGACTGCCGTTCCGGGAATCGGTATCATGCGTGTCGAAGACGAACGCGTGGTCGAAGCGTGGTACAACTACGACATGCTCGGGCTGCTGGAGCAAGTCGGTGCCGTCTCACCGCCGAACTGA
- a CDS encoding TIGR04024 family LLM class F420-dependent oxidoreductase, with protein sequence MPAERTVHLPVAAQPSVETLVDMTQQAETLGYERAWLPETWGRDAVTSLTAMAIGTETIGLGPSILNVYSRTPSLIGQTAATLQEVSDGRMRIGLGPSGPVVIQGWHGAEFARPLRRTRETIDIVRKVLAGETVNYDGDCFTLAGFRLRCDPPETPPPIDAAGMGPKSVELAGRFADGWHATVFTPDGMRDRLEDLRRGVELGNRDSDDVRVTLSLTCCALEDGERARKLARQHSAFYIGGMGTYYRDSLARQGYEELANDISSAWGSGDKERATELVGDELLDDLCAAGTPERAREEFQKFADIDGVDAVAVGFPRGATVEDARETMAALSP encoded by the coding sequence ATGCCCGCAGAGCGAACGGTTCACCTCCCAGTCGCGGCACAGCCGAGCGTCGAAACGCTCGTTGACATGACCCAACAGGCCGAAACGTTGGGATACGAACGAGCGTGGCTTCCCGAAACGTGGGGCCGGGACGCGGTGACCAGCCTGACCGCGATGGCTATCGGAACCGAGACGATCGGACTCGGACCGTCGATTCTGAACGTCTATTCGCGAACTCCTTCGCTCATCGGCCAGACCGCGGCCACGTTACAGGAAGTTTCGGACGGTCGCATGCGCATCGGTCTGGGACCGAGTGGACCGGTCGTCATTCAGGGCTGGCACGGTGCGGAGTTCGCCCGCCCGCTTCGACGAACCCGCGAAACGATCGATATTGTTCGGAAGGTACTGGCGGGTGAGACCGTAAATTACGACGGCGACTGCTTCACGTTGGCGGGATTTCGCCTCCGCTGTGACCCGCCTGAAACCCCGCCACCGATCGACGCTGCCGGGATGGGGCCGAAATCCGTGGAGTTAGCCGGTCGGTTCGCGGATGGCTGGCATGCGACCGTCTTTACGCCGGACGGAATGCGCGACCGACTCGAAGACTTGCGTCGCGGGGTCGAACTCGGTAATCGCGATTCGGACGACGTTCGAGTTACACTTTCGCTGACCTGCTGTGCGTTGGAAGACGGCGAACGTGCCCGGAAACTCGCTCGCCAGCACTCGGCGTTCTATATCGGCGGGATGGGCACCTACTACCGCGATTCGCTTGCACGACAGGGCTACGAGGAACTCGCCAACGACATCTCGTCGGCGTGGGGGAGTGGGGACAAGGAACGAGCGACGGAACTCGTCGGTGACGAGCTGTTGGATGACCTCTGTGCGGCAGGGACGCCGGAACGCGCTCGCGAGGAGTTCCAGAAGTTCGCGGACATCGACGGCGTCGATGCGGTCGCGGTTGGTTTTCCCCGTGGCGCAACCGTCGAGGACGCCCGCGAGACGATGGCTGCGTTGTCTCCCTGA
- a CDS encoding 2Fe-2S iron-sulfur cluster-binding protein, with protein sequence MPTVRFRGREIDCDEGAVLRNVLLDAGETPHNGTAAYLNCRGNAVCGTCAVELDGDVSEMRTIEKNRLSKPPHDLESVLRLACQTRVLGDVDVKKHDGFWGQKVD encoded by the coding sequence ATGCCAACCGTCCGATTTCGTGGAAGGGAAATAGATTGTGACGAAGGTGCAGTGCTCCGGAACGTGCTCCTCGACGCGGGCGAGACGCCGCATAACGGCACTGCAGCATATCTGAACTGCCGCGGCAACGCGGTCTGTGGAACGTGCGCCGTCGAACTGGACGGGGATGTGAGCGAGATGCGGACGATAGAGAAAAACCGTCTCTCGAAACCGCCGCACGATCTCGAATCCGTGCTTCGACTCGCGTGTCAGACCCGTGTCCTCGGTGATGTGGACGTGAAAAAACACGACGGGTTTTGGGGGCAGAAAGTGGACTGA
- a CDS encoding luciferase domain-containing protein, producing the protein MTEAVDRIVAEASNWDGIEAGEHRFGGTEFRLGPREVGHVHQWGILDIAFPRRVRDQLVSEGKTGPHHIYPESGWTTFRIEASDDVDDALWLLRLSYLSHAKSLQQSGVGGALSDLDVDRELADLEPGAELQAVL; encoded by the coding sequence ATGACCGAGGCAGTCGATCGAATCGTCGCGGAAGCGTCGAACTGGGATGGTATCGAGGCGGGGGAGCACCGATTCGGCGGCACCGAGTTCCGTCTCGGCCCGCGGGAAGTCGGTCACGTCCATCAGTGGGGGATTCTCGATATCGCGTTCCCACGGCGGGTGCGCGACCAGTTGGTAAGCGAAGGAAAAACCGGGCCGCATCATATCTATCCGGAGTCGGGGTGGACGACGTTTCGAATCGAGGCGTCAGATGACGTGGACGATGCGCTCTGGCTGCTCCGGCTCTCGTATCTGAGTCACGCAAAATCCCTGCAACAATCGGGTGTCGGGGGCGCGCTATCGGATCTCGACGTGGACCGCGAACTCGCCGACCTCGAACCGGGTGCGGAACTGCAGGCGGTTCTGTAG
- a CDS encoding PrsW family intramembrane metalloprotease, protein MDGQENRMDAEEDSYDIESWEPRTLADRLSLRLYGFLTDATRGLTLIIALTFVLVELALVGATVVERPLLGVFSFLSVIPALLLAAYIWRVDPTEQEPLPTLVITFLLGVMFAAFAAIINTVGAFVLSGLGIGVLAIVPFFFLVVGPVEETVKWLAVRFHAYRTPHFQTAVDGAVYGAMAGLGFATIENLTYVVGSVDMSAGVGTAVTVSGVAVTRAIVGPNHVLWAAISGYYLGLAKIVSSNRGPIIVKGIAIPALLHGFYNSTAGFVTETMASIAGGSALFWLLVYVLVFSGLVGGYLFRKIRRAREYYEGQIRLGW, encoded by the coding sequence ATGGACGGACAGGAGAACAGGATGGACGCGGAAGAGGATTCCTACGATATCGAATCGTGGGAGCCACGGACGCTGGCCGACCGGCTCTCGCTCCGACTGTATGGTTTTCTCACCGATGCGACTCGGGGACTGACGCTGATTATCGCACTCACTTTCGTCCTCGTCGAACTCGCGCTGGTGGGCGCGACGGTAGTCGAACGACCCCTTCTTGGGGTATTTTCGTTCCTGTCCGTGATTCCGGCACTTCTCCTCGCGGCCTACATCTGGCGGGTGGACCCGACCGAACAGGAACCTCTCCCGACACTCGTCATCACGTTCCTTCTCGGCGTGATGTTCGCCGCGTTCGCCGCGATAATCAACACCGTCGGTGCGTTCGTGCTGTCGGGGCTCGGCATCGGCGTCCTTGCTATCGTCCCGTTTTTCTTCCTCGTCGTCGGACCGGTCGAAGAGACAGTAAAGTGGCTTGCAGTGCGATTTCACGCCTATCGGACACCACACTTTCAGACGGCAGTCGATGGCGCGGTGTACGGCGCCATGGCCGGATTGGGTTTTGCGACCATCGAAAACCTCACCTACGTGGTCGGGTCGGTGGATATGAGCGCCGGGGTCGGCACCGCGGTCACGGTTTCCGGAGTCGCTGTTACCCGGGCAATCGTCGGGCCGAACCACGTCCTCTGGGCCGCAATTTCGGGGTACTATCTCGGATTGGCGAAAATCGTGTCGTCGAACCGCGGGCCGATAATCGTCAAGGGAATCGCCATCCCTGCGCTCCTTCACGGATTTTACAATTCGACCGCCGGGTTCGTCACCGAGACGATGGCGTCGATTGCGGGCGGGAGCGCACTGTTCTGGCTGCTCGTTTACGTGCTCGTTTTCTCCGGCCTCGTCGGCGGATATCTGTTTCGGAAAATTCGACGGGCACGGGAGTACTACGAAGGACAGATTCGGCTGGGGTGGTAG
- a CDS encoding YihY/virulence factor BrkB family protein, whose translation MVTFADATATGKQVVSDFSEKNVTLMAAGIAYNAFISLVPILLLLLLVVTVVGGGLEDRLLAVAEGSLPGPIANVIEQVFRGESAATGASFIGFVVLLWGSLKIFRGLDTAFSEIYDTEGANSFTDQVRDGLVVLVGLTVAIVATVGVSAVFSAFSDTVPFLGFVTPLVLVAGLILAFFPMYYVFPDADLDWRQAVPGTVFAAVGWAVLQALFQVYLTFKGGGSASFFGSVVVVITWLYFSGLVLLLGAVINSVVGEYSPTVSGTAGQDAASGNVQRETSLSGKEFAKYLRSLREELTGRYEGMRPISDDAERLPQPTGEVEVVERSVSTGDGEEWSVTLRWGTSSSGENKGSVGNQQ comes from the coding sequence ATGGTCACCTTCGCGGACGCGACTGCGACCGGAAAACAGGTCGTGTCGGATTTTTCAGAAAAGAACGTCACGCTCATGGCGGCGGGGATCGCCTACAACGCGTTCATTTCACTCGTACCGATACTGTTGTTGTTGCTTCTCGTCGTGACCGTCGTCGGCGGTGGTCTCGAGGATCGACTCTTGGCCGTCGCGGAGGGGTCACTCCCGGGGCCGATTGCAAACGTCATCGAGCAGGTTTTTCGAGGGGAGTCGGCCGCCACCGGCGCTTCCTTCATCGGGTTCGTCGTCCTCCTCTGGGGATCGTTGAAGATCTTTCGTGGATTGGACACCGCGTTCTCCGAGATATACGATACCGAAGGGGCGAACTCCTTTACCGATCAAGTAAGGGACGGCCTCGTCGTCCTCGTTGGCCTCACGGTCGCTATCGTAGCGACGGTCGGAGTCAGCGCCGTGTTTAGCGCGTTTTCGGATACGGTTCCCTTCCTCGGGTTCGTCACCCCACTCGTGCTCGTCGCCGGGTTGATTCTCGCGTTTTTCCCGATGTACTACGTGTTTCCGGATGCGGATCTCGACTGGAGACAGGCCGTTCCAGGAACCGTCTTCGCGGCGGTCGGGTGGGCCGTGCTTCAGGCGCTTTTTCAGGTGTACCTGACGTTCAAAGGCGGTGGCTCGGCCAGTTTCTTCGGCAGCGTCGTGGTCGTCATCACCTGGCTCTACTTTTCGGGCCTCGTGCTCCTGCTCGGCGCGGTCATCAACTCGGTTGTCGGTGAGTACTCCCCGACCGTCAGCGGAACCGCCGGACAGGATGCAGCGAGCGGGAATGTCCAGCGTGAAACGTCGTTGAGTGGGAAGGAGTTCGCGAAATATCTGCGGAGCCTTCGTGAGGAACTCACGGGCCGTTATGAGGGAATGCGCCCGATAAGCGACGATGCCGAGAGACTACCCCAACCAACCGGAGAGGTCGAAGTGGTCGAGCGGTCGGTGTCTACCGGCGACGGTGAGGAATGGTCCGTGACGCTTCGTTGGGGGACATCCTCGAGTGGTGAGAATAAGGGATCAGTCGGTAATCAGCAGTGA